Below is a window of Populus trichocarpa isolate Nisqually-1 chromosome 3, P.trichocarpa_v4.1, whole genome shotgun sequence DNA.
gatttttatttttttttactttttcaactaaaaaaaattccaaggaaaacagctaaCTGTGCCCGAAAATGTATTTGATCCACAAAATTATGTTCAATCATATTTAATCATTAAACTGTAGGCCTCCCCAAACCCACAAGGATTACCTTGTTGTGAGCAGCGGACCCACCATACTGCAGTGCAAGTGTGTCGCCCATCGTCTCATAAATCCTCATTAAATCTTCAGCTAAAGGATTATCTAGATCAATACTTGGGGATTCCATATATCCTAGTGCATGCAACTGATGCCCTAGAGCCACCAATCCATAGGCATATTGTGCTACATTTGTGCGATCTAAACAGTCTATGCAATTGGTCCTTAAAACACCACTTTGGAACATTGGAACGTTGATACTCTGATTTTGATTTGCATCACATTCAGCTTTGGCAATTTCTGAATCCAACTTGCTGACATTGTCACTAGAAGGATTTTCAAGAGAATAGTCACCATCACGTTCCCTGCACCAAATTTGCATTGCCAGCATTGTAAGTCACTTACAAGAATTAGAcagaaacaaaggaaaaaacccTGGCAGTGTACCCTAAAATTGTTAGTTACTAGAAAAGTATCATTATCCATAATATTGCATTTTCTGTTTTtcccaccttttttttattgattacaaTGTATAAATGCAAAAGGACACATTACACAAACTGCGCATATGCAAGTTTTGAGTTTTGAATCAATATATTTCCTTAAATCATTTGAAATTCTACAAAGCAAAAAATCCACTTCAGTTTGAatttactataaatttaaaGGGGCCCGGATAGCAATTGTGTGATTATTGCGTGAAATCTAGCAAGACAACGGATTCTCAGAGCAAACATTTTCCTGAGTGGAtaagacaaaagaaaaataccatGTAAAAAGAGTTGGAAGCCTTTTCATTAACTTACTCAAAGCAGGACCCATTTAACAATCCCTTGGAACTTGAACTTGGCATGACTTGACAATAAAAGATCCCAGTTAGATTCAATGCATAGCTTGCAACTCTTCCTAGAAGTGCCAAGACATTTGTAGCCCTGTTGAAAGCAAACAAATGCTATTAACTTCAGTCATCACAAAATTAATGCGAGAGAAAAGTATGGGGTGGGCAAGCAAAGTACTTTCTAGAGTGTTTATGCAAATCCCAGTGCAGAAACTTTAGGCGATTCTCCTCGGGTAAACTTTTATTGATAAATCTGATGGCATTTGCAAACTCAGCACGAAGTATGGTTTCCCGAGGCTTCTTTTCACGCGACTGCCAATCATCAACATAATTGTTAGAAACATATAACAACCACGCCtcaatcccaaaaaaaaatgcCGAAAACTAATGacagcaataataataaaaaaaccacatcATGAATCCATTTTCATACACAAGAAgcttaaaacttaaaagatcaCATGAGCACAGGCATCTGGAGCAACCAGTCTCTTGGTAGTCGCAGCAACCTAcctttattaaattcaaaataattatcgGACTTCCATATCTCTTCACAAGATTttcaaaatgaagttttgttGCCTCAAAATTTTGGTCCTTCCTTGACactgcaaaataataataaataaataacttgtgAAAGTTACCACTCAGAATAACACGGTTCACAGTATCGAAGTCATACACATAATGTCAGGTTTGATATTCAATCGTGAAGTTTCTTGAGACCAGAAAAGCGGGATTGAACCCCGATTCTGAACAACAGAACTTATTTGCACTGGCTGTTCTTCAGGAACATCTTCAAACATTATCTGTTCTGTCTCAACATCATTAGCAACTCTACCCTTCTCATTCACGCCTCGTTTTAAATATCTAGACAGATCAGAAAAtaggaaaatcaaataaaattcattgtAAGTTCAGCAGTGATCAGTGGGATAAAATCTGGATAGTAGTGTTTCTATAACACATCAGTGGACTATATGAAGAGGTTAATATACAGATTGGATCCGATCAATATTAGAGAGTTTATCATGTTCACTGGCAAATGATCAAAGCAGCCAAGCAGGGTTGGTTAACTCCAGCTGGCATGCTGTTCAAAAGTTTTGAAGACCATCCATACCTTGTGCCAGCATAATGCCGTGATCGTCTAGCAATGAGAGCCAGCTTAAACTCCCTGCCAGGTACTGAAAGTTTGACCTGGATACCAACAaaggaaaactaaaaaagatCAGATTGAAGCAGATCATACAAATTTGCATAAATAAAGATTGAAAGGCGAATAAGGCCAGATAAATATGGATAGAGTTGATATTCCATTCAACCTGGTTCAACTTACAAAAGGACCATGttcttaattcaattaattttccttGCAAAAGACCTAGGTAGAGGAACTTCAACTCCTAACTCTAAATGGGATGTAATAATAAACTTGATAGCTTTGAAAAGAACCACAAAAGGTAGTGAGTTAAGAAattagagaagaagaaagcaacACATAACATATACCATCGTAAATGTGATGACCATTTTCTATCATGGACTGTTCTTTTTTATAGCATGAGCGTCTTTAAGCACTCATGTATAGTTGGTTACTTGAAATAAAATGCACCTGTTTAAAGAAGCCATACACTAATGCCACTGTCCATAGAGTATTCTTGAGGTTATTTCGAATTCCTCGAGTTAAGAATTCATTCCAAACAAACATTGATTCATAGTGACCTTGTCCCGTCTCATTACAAGATAAATTCTTCTGAAGACTGTGCATAACATGGTAGGAGTAGCTGAAAAAGAAGTCCCTTGTAAGATCCACCGTGCACAGGAGCTTCTTATATCTATTTCatcaagacaaaaaataaaaattgaaaggacaagTCAGTATGTTTTTACTGATGTTAAAGAAAAGGAATGCTATGAATTGTTAGTCTAATCAATATAAACAAGAAactgaagtaaaaaaaaaaaaaaaagtgaattttccCCCACAAACCCTGATGATACCTTGCCTCATTCAACAGATTTTATTAACATCACAACAGCAATGAAGTTTGCCCCTGTACATATGCAGGAAATGAACTGGCAATAGCCACTAGGCAAAAATATCAGCTACAAAGGATGCAACAGCAATATTTTATATGCATACCTCAGAATAAGATGCCCTACTTGTCTcatctcaaaaacaaaaattaaacaaggaaagaagaaagataaaCTATAGCTACATTTACTACcagaagaaattgaataagtttgaatcaCAGAAGCCCGCATCTTTATGAATCACAGAAGCCCGCATCATTAATTAACACTGAAGGGTGTAATGACAAAAATAGTCAAGAAATTACCTCCACAGTGTTGAACCAGTCTACTTCTAATAGGCAACATGCAACTCAAACTAATTGTTCCaaacaattaaatgaaagaaaataaaaataccgaacattgatttaaaaattaaaccagCGCAACCATAAAAAAGTCATCATCTAATTACAAATCAACAATGCTAATTCTGATACTAGTATCTTAGGTCTCCTTAACAGAACCAAGTACATATTACATTTACATGCAGAATGGACAAAAGACCTGTTCTCGTTCTTAGAATTAGTCATATTGGACTGCACAGTAGAATTTGGAATAGGAATCATCTCGCTCTTGGTTATAGAATAAACTGTATGGCCACAAATTGCACCgatcttccttctttttgttaTCAGCAGCATGTAATGGGGTCCCAAAAATTTAATAAACCCTATGTTAAAGAAAAGAGCACCATGAGTtcaataatgaaatatatcaaaagCTCATATAGAAGACCTTGCAGATACAACATACCAACAATTCCGTAACAAATAGTGACAAATTTAAGTCCACCCGTTGACTTATTGCCTTCATGTATTCGCCTTAGCAGGTCAACGCATTCACTTTCTGAATATGTTGTAGAATCTTCAAGAACAACGAGTTCAGATGGCTCTAACCGATCAATCTTTAACACCCTGCAAAGGGTTCTGTTCTTGTCTCTTCCGATCATATAAAAATTCTGCCAAATATTAGATGTTGGATCAGAAGTAGTTGTAATGATGATTCGATAAATTGGCATGAATAATCATTGcttataagaagaaaatgaaaatgttttgataaataaattcatattaacaacAGCACTTTACTATTGCTGTAAAATAAATTGTGGGATAAATGAAAGAAGCAACAAAAAGTTCCATCAAACAAAAGTAGAGATTTTTCAAATAGGCAAAGCACATCATCAGTACATTAAATTCCAGCAAGACAGCAAGAAAGAAAGTTCTATGCAACTTGTTTCCTGCTTCATAAGCATCAGGATATAACTCATGCAGAAAGTCTGGAGGGGCATAGTTTTCCAAAATGGTAGTGACTTCAATGTTCAGAGGACCCATATTacccaaaacaaattgaaataaccCCAATACTTCAAATTATAGGGACACAGATAAGAGGAGGGCAACAACTTCAACATATAGTACCAAACATGACAAGGATTACTCCCTTTATAcaacatataaaaacacaagaaaCATAAGGTCTGGTAAAATTTGAGAAACTAATGGCCCATGTCTGTAATACTCTATTTATAAGattcactgaaaaaaaaattggattatgCTTGACCACCTTATTGGAAtaatattaatacaataaaGTTATATCCATTGACtgcatgccaaaaaaaaaaagatagacaaatctgtaaaattcaaagatttctTATGCCTAAAAAATGTGACACTGAGCAAGTAAACATGGGAAAGCAATCATAAAGGTGAGcgaatgaaggaaaaaaattcatacaaaagcgtaattaaaattttgatctcAATTTATGCTGAAGAGTAGGAAAAGCAAACAGCGTCGTGTAAATTTCTTTTCTGTTACCAACCTAAATCCTACAATTAGATTGCAATAACATCAAAGATTTTTGCAATAACTGGCACCCAAACTTGTCATTATGAAGTATTTTCAAGGGACAAACTTGGCGACAAATCAATGAGCTGCTATTGTATAAAATCGAATGGCAGCTGAGCAAAATACATATAGTCTTATTCATTACTTCGGGAAGAAAGAGTAAGGCAGCAAAACAGGTATGACAAAAGCAAAATTTGGACATTTACATCTCCCCACTTTTTGCTTAGCCCAAGAATTCCAATGGAATAGTTCGCTGGAAGCCCAGTCACAAATTCCACATCCCtacttttttaacaaaatcattCTATGACATAAACTTAGCACGCTTTAAGTTTTCAAAATGAACTAagcaagaaaaaaccaaaatcaaacccaacCAATTGCTAACTACAATCTCAGAAGCAATGAGTGCTTTATTTGAAACACTCCCTTCAAATCCGAGTTTCCAATCTGGTCAAGACCACCCCCTAATCAAGTCAAAATCCTAAATCTAACACCACGTGAATCATATCCAATGTAAAACAATCACCCCATCAACATTAAACCACCAGAagcatcaaaattttaaattcctCACTTCACGGAGGCAATCACAGCAGAATTGAAATGAACACACAGACgtaaaataatcattatccCGGAAATCACAAACAAGAACtattaaaacaacaaatcaaagacatcaaaacccaaaaaaaaaaacaatcaaacacgaaaacataaagataaagattgaagaaaatgagCACGTATATTATGTATATATACCGAGCGAGTCTCATAGAGTCTGAATTTCTGCAAGTAACAATAATTGGAGGCACCACCAATCAAGTTTGTTTCCATTTGGGATCCCACCTAGCTGAACCTCCTGGAGTTGGGTCAACTCCACGGTAACAAAAACTCCTTTACTTCTCAAAATCTACACTGAAAGCACACATCTTTAACTATTTATCTATctgggtttttattatttatttaagaaaacacGCAGaatgagaattcaaaaacaaaacaaacaagaagCAAGCAGACCAAATAAGTgaaa
It encodes the following:
- the LOC7461950 gene encoding phosphoinositide phosphatase SAC2 isoform X1, which gives rise to METNLIGGASNYCYLQKFRLYETRSNFYMIGRDKNRTLCRVLKIDRLEPSELVVLEDSTTYSESECVDLLRRIHEGNKSTGGLKFVTICYGIVGFIKFLGPHYMLLITKRRKIGAICGHTVYSITKSEMIPIPNSTVQSNMTNSKNENRYKKLLCTVDLTRDFFFSYSYHVMHSLQKNLSCNETGQGHYESMFVWNEFLTRGIRNNLKNTLWTVALVYGFFKQVKLSVPGREFKLALIARRSRHYAGTRYLKRGVNEKGRVANDVETEQIMFEDVPEEQPVQISSVVQNRGSIPLFWSQETSRLNIKPDIMLSRKDQNFEATKLHFENLVKRYGSPIIILNLIKSREKKPRETILRAEFANAIRFINKSLPEENRLKFLHWDLHKHSRKATNVLALLGRVASYALNLTGIFYCQVMPSSSSKGLLNGSCFEERDGDYSLENPSSDNVSKLDSEIAKAECDANQNQSINVPMFQSGVLRTNCIDCLDRTNVAQYAYGLVALGHQLHALGYMESPSIDLDNPLAEDLMRIYETMGDTLALQYGGSAAHNKIFSERRGQWKAATQSQEFFRTLQRYYSNAYMDAEKQDAINVFLGHFQPQQGKPALWELDSDQHCDVGRRGPDLVENARSFIKRSLSDGNLRCENESPVAANIGYSKPLSEKEGGVNNGLSDSNPEISTCESDISYSRYTPSMPCRKLFKDVEEYQCFESNHICYDEHGDACSCSNFLDMDWLSTSGNSCEEDLCDRSSAGLSSENLGNDVKIETTISASESGSSLKGRSQTGSSDDIAGGFPDRFVQWVMSGEMLFH
- the LOC7461950 gene encoding phosphoinositide phosphatase SAC2 isoform X2; the protein is MHSLQKNLSCNETGQGHYESMFVWNEFLTRGIRNNLKNTLWTVALVYGFFKQVKLSVPGREFKLALIARRSRHYAGTRYLKRGVNEKGRVANDVETEQIMFEDVPEEQPVQISSVVQNRGSIPLFWSQETSRLNIKPDIMLSRKDQNFEATKLHFENLVKRYGSPIIILNLIKSREKKPRETILRAEFANAIRFINKSLPEENRLKFLHWDLHKHSRKATNVLALLGRVASYALNLTGIFYCQVMPSSSSKGLLNGSCFEERDGDYSLENPSSDNVSKLDSEIAKAECDANQNQSINVPMFQSGVLRTNCIDCLDRTNVAQYAYGLVALGHQLHALGYMESPSIDLDNPLAEDLMRIYETMGDTLALQYGGSAAHNKIFSERRGQWKAATQSQEFFRTLQRYYSNAYMDAEKQDAINVFLGHFQPQQGKPALWELDSDQHCDVGRRGPDLVENARSFIKRSLSDGNLRCENESPVAANIGYSKPLSEKEGGVNNGLSDSNPEISTCESDISYSRYTPSMPCRKLFKDVEEYQCFESNHICYDEHGDACSCSNFLDMDWLSTSGNSCEEDLCDRSSAGLSSENLGNDVKIETTISASESGSSLKGRSQTGSSDDIAGGFPDRFVQWVMSGEMLFH